In Phragmites australis chromosome 18, lpPhrAust1.1, whole genome shotgun sequence, the genomic window CTTATTTGCTCGGCCAGAATAAGACAAAACGTATTTGTGCATAATTTATGGACTTAGGGGTTGTGTGGTTGTGTACCTCAAGTATTTGACTGAATATTAGCTATGACCAAAATTTGATCTAAAAACTAGTATTTGGTTAGTCACCAAACCAAAGTTAAAGGCGCTTGCCAAAGTTAAGAaagaaattagcaaataatttcctACTTTTTCATATCACATCTGAAATCAAAGCTACAGCACCGTACCTGGTATATTTATCGACAGTGTATTTATTCGACAGTATTTCCATAATATatctatatattcatatattaaatttatatttaatattatcatatctaatatttatattttttataacctGACGCATCCTTAactagttaaaaaaaataaagtgtcGGCTGTTGGCGGCAGGTAGCGGCGCCAGCGCTAGAGGGGCAAAAACGGTACCCAACAAAAGAGAGGCTCGCTTTGATGGCGACTGTGGGGACACTAACCCGTGCGGCCAGCCAGTTGGCTCGTTGGACGCTGACGCACCAGCCACCCAACACACAGTAAAATACTGTAACATGCTGCTGCTTTTGTGTACTAGTGCTTCATTGGTAGAATAAAACCTGATTATTGGCACAGGGTTCATAGCTATGTATAAGATAATACTGCATGGATCTGTTTTCATCAATATAATCATGTACCGTTTAAAGATGGTGATCCGGCACCGTTTGATCATCATTAGAAAAAGCCAAGAGATAATCTTGAACCATTGTCACATATATATGATTAATTGTGAGGGCCAATCATTTTTAAATTAGGTTATGCTTTGGAGGCACCAGCAAAACTACACACACGGTGACCGGTCCTGGTTAGGTGTGCCAGTTTATTTTACATCAAAATCAAATGCAGCGACAGATCCTGCGAGCCCTACTTGCCAGAAGCCACCAAAATCACGTggccatttttttaaaaaaaaatatccttTTGTTTCTCCAAATACACCTGCAGGATCAGTATTTTCTGCAACAGATATTTAATGTTTTATTGATTTGAATTACTTGTAGTTCAGTAAGAAATTTTGGTGTTTTGGCTGCCAAAATAACATCTAGCTAgtgaattctttttttttctttttttggtagTGCTGAATGACAGACAGCAACCACCACTATCGGAGGACAATATCTCACCTCCGCTTAGACTACCAATTGTGGGCACAATGCAATGTACTTTGTTCACCCAAAGTTTCTATACATCCAAATGGGGTATGATAAGCAAAACACAACCAGGATCACCGATAGTGCCCATCCGAATCATGTCTCAATAGATTTGTACAAaagcaaaaaataataatttgcCATACATATCATCACCAAGAACAATAACTTCGCATCCTGACAAATGTTCGGAAGAAATGCCTAGTCCTtgtattttctaaaaaagaacAGCAAGTGCAATATGTAACTTGTTTATTTTTCTCCCAGGAACATCAGATGAGTATCAGTACATGTGGTTCTCTCTGCTTAGAGATTTCAGCATATGGACCACATGGAAGAAACTAATATACCAGAAAATCTATATTCAGGTCCCTGGCCAATAATATGCCGCTCTGATAATTAAGTTGCAAAGTCAACCGTATTGTTCGGCGCCATCACTCCATCCCAATAAATCAGATAAAGTTCACCAAAAGCAAGTTCGCATTAACAATCAGGAGCAACTTACTTAAATCTCAAGCCACAGAGGCACGCACAAGCTGACGACTGGATTTCGCGTAATTGTCGGATCAAACATCTGGTGACTGAGCATCTTCAGTTAGGAGGGGGGTTCAGATGTCATGCCAGCCTTTGGATCCCTGTCCTGGGTACAGCAAATAACAGTTGTTGCAGCTAACCCATGTGCAACAGTTTCCCCATCCACATGTCAGCTGAGGCATTCCAACATACTCCCCCAGTGTGTTCTTGCACATCCAATTAATGAAGCACTTCCAACTAGGAGTTAAAATTTTCCAATGCTGAGGTACAGGAAGTGACAATGGACTGTATTATCCTTCTCTGCAGATCTTTGTAGTCCAATACTAGCTTCACATCCCAACTGGTGTTCTCCCTGCAGGAAATCAGATGAACTATAGCGAGTAAGTGATGATGGTGAATGGCACTAACACAAGACGCGCTCAAGCATGACGTAGCACCTGTCGAGATCATCTGGCTCCCGTAATTCTTCAAGCATGGGGTCAAATATGGACAGGAGTGTTCCCAGCACCACCCTGTCATTTTCCTTGATCTGAAAGTACAAAAAAAAGATGGGGGTTAGACGTAGATCACCGGATGACATGCTTCACATTTCATTCATGAAAACATAATAACAGAATCCTTACATCAGCCTCTggagttgattcatcaaaatcacaacctagaACAGCACGGAGATGGGATAGCAAGCGCTGAGGCAGGCCATACGTGGGAAATCCTCCAGATCTGGACAGCCATGTCCCACGAACCATATGAGTTAATTGGCTTGTACTCACAGACTGGGCTGTGCCATCCTCATCAGCAGCAGATATATCAAGATCTGCAGACAATCAAACATCGCTACTATGATCTTGGGTACATATAACTATATTCATAAAGAAGGAAAAGCTGTGAAAAATGTATTGGAGGCCAAATGCCTGAGGTTGCCTCTCATGGAAACTGTGCTTAGTCCCTCAGCACTTGGTGGTTAGATAGAAAACAAGATCACCAGACTAAACCATTGTAGCCGATAAATTGGTCTCGAGATCTAGGCCAACTACCATTTCACTGGAAAGATAAGACAACAGTAACCTCTACTTACAGAGACACATACCGCTCAGAACAATGCTTCCATTAAAAATTACCTAAAGGTATAACATCATAAGGGTTGTCTCCTCTTGGTAGAAACCCATAGAAGGTAATAAGATGTGATCCTGGATGTTTCCCATAACTGAGAAAACATTGCTCCCCTGCATCACATGGCCTTGATAAAGGAAACTTCAAAGATTTTGTAGCTTCATCTACTCGACCATAGTTAAGAATATGAGGGGACACCTTGAGAAAACATGAAAAAGAGACCAATGAGAAACAAATCTGTAGACCAATGAAAGAAAACTTCAAAACTGATTGATGTACAGAATTACAAACCGAGTGATTCAGAAGTCCAGCAACAGGAACCAAGCAAGTTGATAATTTCCCGCTACTTAGAACAACCATCATACTGTTAGAATACCATAGCTCACATGCCCACAGAAAATTGTCCCATGTGCATACGTCGTTTTTTAATATCTCAGGAAAATTGGTGCACAGCAAGGGAAATAACTCATCATACTGCTGGCGCAAGTGCTGAAATAAAGAACCAATTATTGCTTTGTACCAGTTGTGTAGTGATTTAAAgattttaaagaaaaatatccCAATGGTATTACCTGCTTAGCTTGCATTATCTCATCAAAAAGAAGGGTTCCTTCTAATGTGGCAAGTGCATCAATTCCAAAACTCAAGCCTGGAAATGCATTCGGTGAAATGAGTCTGAAGTAGACTACTTTGCTTTACAGAAGACAATGAACTACGTGTACCTGTATTAAAATTTGCTGGGAGTGTCTCAAAGTACGCCTTAAACTTCGAAGATAGATTATGCCGCTCTCTCATGCTCCACAATAATAACATAGTCTCAGATGTGATATTATTGAAATCTTTTAATGCCAGAAACTGCAACAACATAAAAAGATAATTAATAAAAGTAGAACCAGGAACCCAAATGTTAGAACAGTCTGTCAAAAAATGTGAAGTTTTGGGAGTACTGAACAAATATACAATTTTGAAGCTCTTCAAGAGTTCAAGCTAGCTAGAACTATTTTGTGTCACCGAAAAGGAATTGTGGGTGTTTATGAAACATGGGAATTGGATTACCAAGGGAGAACATACCACTTCAGACTGACAAAGAAGTTCCTCAGATATGATAAGGGACTCTGGAATTTCAAGAGCAACATCCCCCACACCTATACTTTCAGAAGCTAGCATTCCTCTTCCAGCTCCTTGAAAAACTAAAACATTTGGAATCAGATAAAGAATATGTATGATGATGGCACAAAATATCCATGAACATAGCATTCGATGGTTAATTCAAGTGGAAATAGGATGGACAAACAAATTACAAGAATAACTGAGAGTCCTAGTATACAGCAAACAAACTTCTCTCTAGCTTCAGTGACATCTATTGATCTGCCATCAATTCCACTACCTCAACTATCTGGTGGTTCACACATTAACGTAAACGTTGTAAACACATTCTACTAAAATAAGATGAACATAAAAGATAGAATTGACATTGTTGATTTGCAAACACATCAAGAACAGAAAGATAAACATTACTAAACACCAAAGGTTGTACCGTCAAGATTCTCTTTACAACTCTCCATGCTCTAAGCCTCTAACAAAGAAAATAGTAAGGTTCTCAAATTTCAGGGGGTAACACTGCACAAAGCACTCATGATCTATCTGCAACTTGTATGGAGAGTGACACATTATCTGCAAGTTGTAGGGCGACTTACAAGCTATCTGCAATTTAGATTTAACACCATGATGCTTCCCCCATTTCAGAAGAAAATCTTCGGCGTCATGGTTCTGTGTTTGAACAACCATCTGCGCATCATCTGTCTTTCCAACAGATCTGAGCGTAACAACTATCTCATCCTGTAGTATCTGCAATACTTCCTTGGCTACAGCATTGGAAGTTAGAAGCAATTTGTTCATGATTTTGAACAGAAGATTTTGAGATTCAAGCTCATTCCTTGCAGAGAATGGACCGATATCATCATCTCCAGCAAAATAAAGCTCTAGCTGCAGAAATTTACACAAATCATCTTCTGTATATAACTTCATATGGACTCCAGATCTGCATAAACTCCAGAGCTTTTTCCGTTATATCAGCAAATCAATAATGAGTGACACAACATGGAATACCTCATCCATATGGACTACCCTAGCAGCTTGATTCATCCGATCCAGTAATTTGAGGGCATCAGCGGCAGAACATGATACCGGAACTTGAAATACGCAGGATAGGTTCCTGGTTTTCAATATTCTCTGCATTTAAGAAGAAATGCAACAAACTTACTGAAAACTTTCCCGTTGTCCGTAGAAGATTCTCAAACACATGAGACTCTCAAAAATTAATGTCTATAAAGAAAACAAACAGATCTTATGGTTTATCCTTGACATTTGGAATGAAACTTTTGAACTGTAATATAAGCTAAAAGAAAATTGTATGATAAACTATACTAATCGAATCCTTTTATTACCCCAACATCACGCGAAGACGTTGTTAGGAAACTAATATTGCTACATTCTTTCACTAGGTCACTCATAGACATCCTAGCACCATATTCAATCAACATTTCAGCAATATGATCATAAACAAACAGATAAAAACTGCTTTTTCATGCCTCATGTGCTGTTCAGGACCAACAAAAGCAGTCTAATCCTAATGCCTAACCGTACCAGAAATGTGAATTTTGCAACGTAAGAAGCAAGAGGGAAGCTCCCATTCCtaaaaagttgataaaaatatgTCTCAAATATGCTCAAACATAGTTTCTTAAAACAGCAACGATTTACATTAGCTTTGGTATCTACCAAATCTCTTGGGCTGGTTAAGTTAACAAAATCCAGCGCTTGACACTTATCTACCCCTGCCAAAGGACTTTATACAATTacccactattttttttttcctctgtgAAACTTCCTTTCTTCACTAACCAAAAATTAACtaaatatcataaaaaattcaagcCCAAATCCCACGAACGAAAGCTCTTTTTTTCTCGTCCTGAACCCAATACTGAGCTAACCAAACCCTAcataaacaagaaaagaaacagCTCTCGACTTGACTTATACCTTCTTGTCTTGGTAAAGGGGATCCTCCTCCGAGGGAGGCGGCAGGTGAACCACCACCGTCTCACCTCCCGCTCCCAGCTCCACGGCCTCCGCCTCAGCCGCCAtggtcgccggcgccgccgcttcTCTCCGGGACAGCGAAGGTTTTGGGTTTTGGGCGGAATTTGTGCTCGTTAATAAGGCCCAAGCCGGATGGAGAATCCATGGGCCTTTCGTACGAATGGCAGCCCACAGCAGCCCTCTGGAGGCCAATCCATTTCGTGAAAAATTTATGAGTAAACATTTACAAAACTCCAACGACTAAACATTTACAAAACATTACCTGCAATTTTCTTGATACAATTTCAGTTCATTTCGTGAAAATTTTATGGTTTCGTGTGAATGTAAGATCGAAACTCCAACGACTAAACATTTACAAAGTACCTCCTTCATAAGTAGATCATCTCTAAAATATTTTAGTCGATTTGGTAGATTTTTCATGGTGTGAACGTGAAATGATATTTAAATACCAAACCTTTACTTAGTTTTGGTATAGTAACAAATattaatttttctaattattttgtATGGCTATGAGTAAATGATGAGCAAATATGTATTATCCTTCGGTACCCTAATTTGGTTTTGCATAAAACATTGCATTACTACTCGGTTCAAAAATATTGTGCTACTAATTTGGTATTATCCTTTGATACCCTATTTTGATCTACTTAAATTAGTATAATGCACGTGCGTTACAACAAAACTCATAATTTATACGAAACGGTTATATGTTCTACACAAAACACTTATGTCTCGGACACACCATGCACCAAGCATACAAATTCATGTTGTAGGGAGATACATGGATCCAtgttatgtaaaaaaaaattcacattcTATTGTTCTCACTGTTTTTTGTTGGACACACCCATGTTTTTTCTTGGACACGCACAACGACGCATATTTGCAGTTTTTTATGACGAGCAAATCATAATAAGAATCAACTCAAAACCACTTGGAAAAATAAAATCAGGCTCCTGATAGctatatgaaaagaaaaatcctACTTGAAATCATATTTTGTCATTTTCTAAAGTAATAACTGTTGATCTTCTGTTTGATTTCTTCTCTTTCCTGTTTAAATGACCTTCAAGGACCTCTAAAACACGTCATGGCAACAATGCTCCCAAAGCCGACGCACTGGCCAAGTACCACAACTATAGTTGTTcagcaggaaaaaaaaagtacagTTGACCTACAGCAGGGGCTTTACTGTGTCATACGGTTTGCAATTGAAGAAGGGATATGTTAACCCTGTATAGTTGAAAGCGTTAGTCCCAGAGTATGCATATAATAAAGGGGATAAGAAGCTAATATAGATGTACACATTGTTCATGACGGTTTCAAATAATTTTGCAACATAAGTAAAGAGCTGCTAAGCGATCAATGACCAATAGATGCATTCAACAGTGTGTTGATTGATGTGAAGGGAGATAAATTACCATATGGAAGGAGACGTTTAATAGGTGATTGATAGTATGTTTGGAAGGAAAACGGGATTCAACTTGTATGATGATGAACTATTTTATCAATTCGGGTGGACGGTGGAGATCGTTCAGATCTGCCACAACTGATAAATtatataagaatatatatatatatatatatatagaagtatagatatagataaaaATAGCTTCTTTGCTATTTCATCTCATATATGTAATCTTGCTATATTCCTTTAGAGATTCCAAAACCAAGATTTTCAAATATCAATGTAAGTACTAAAACAGCCAATCCATGCCAATATTGTGTTACTATTAGGTTCAAAATATTGTGTTACTATCGGTCATTCTTTTGATTATCTTGTTAATTATAAGCAGCTCCAAAGAATGcctaaaggaaagaaaaggtaGAACACCATTTAGTAGAAGACTGCAAGAGTTGACTTTAACCTAACAGGCTATATTCCTCCAGTTGTCACTACAATTATAATTTGTCAGCCCGTCCTCCCAAAGTCCCAGATATCGTTATCTCCATGATTATTCTTAATTGGATCTGATTGGTTTTTGCTATGAATGCCTTCTTTTCAAATCACAGTTTGGTTTTcgatatcttttttttttctcccaaaCGTAGGGTTGGGTGTGACATTTTGGTCTttgatatttttgttttatttgctCGCAATGCCTGACGCAGGTTGAGTTTGGAGATATGGAGATTCAGGAACTTTTATCAAATTCTAACTAAATTCCATGATTCAAATCCAATAAGTCTCCCAGTAAAACGTGTTTGAAAGATAAGTAAAACAAATGGACAAAATTAGGGCCGTCAGATTGAACTAGTACTGCTTAATGATCGCCATGACTTGTAACTGGTATTATACGTCAGATGCTTCTTCTTTTACGCCAACGACCATTTCATGCTAACGTGCGTGTAACATGGACAGGCTTTATAAATTAACATGGACAGGCACTCATAAACCACcttgaaaattataatttcgCGCATATGTCCACTATCATTGACTTATTCCACAGTTTGAACTAGACTTGAGATGTGCGTTCTTAACTTTCAACCTGCCCCTGCTAAAATGATGATATTAACCTGCAGGCCTTGTAACTTTGTTAGGCGAGTTTCAAAGacagaaaattttcaactttcGAAAAATAGTATATTTTGTCAATTTGGTAGAAGATTTGGATATTTTAGTTTTAGTTAAGAACACAGTGCTAACTGTTGCTTAGATGGAACTTATTGAGtgcttttttttcaatttatcgAGCTAAAACCCAATTATGGAGAATTTATATAACTTGAAGAATTTAGATACTAATTTGGTTTACAATGTTTGAGGCAGCTGCAGATAAATGTAGGCCAAGAGTGTAAATTACCTTAGATTAATATTTGACTAATTGAATGCCTTGTGTGATGGGTGAATGTGGCGAACCTTTGCATTGTAGCCCTCAAGAAATTTGCAATTTCGCCATCGCTAAGATCGGGCTTCGCCAGAATGCCGTTGCCAATAGCGAACACGCCAGATTGCAATTACGAAGGTTGTCTCCTCTCTATTTTGCAATAACCgcaatttttcttttattttaatttcttttcCCCTTTCTAGCCACGTGCAAAGACCAAACTACCCCTCAATTCGTTTTCCATTGAACCGAGCCAGCCCTCAGTTCATCGCTGTTCTTTCTCCCGTTTGTCTCTCCCTAGACCCACCGTTCCCTAGCCTGGTTACCGGACGGCGAGCTCCAAGGCAGCGCGCCCTCCTAGCCACGGCAAGAATAGGTTGACAAGATCGtgccccctcccctctcccttgTCCGCCCCAAGACCACGTCCCCTGGTGTGCAAGtcgccccctcccctcccctagACCCTAGCTGCGAAATCGGCAGCTTGTTCAGCCGTTTAGGTGGTAGCCTTCGATCTGGGGACCAACCGTAGTGTGTACGATTTCGAGAAGACAACGACGCAGGCGGCGCAGCGGCCGGCGCTTGGCTCGGTTCCGCAGGTCCAAGCTTGCGAAGGTGAGATTTTGGCTTCAATTTTTTACTTCTGTTTCTAATTTCAACTTGTGTTTTCGATTTGgcttcaaatttttattttgcttttGAACCTAGGAGGAGGCCGACGGCATGGACTGTGAAGAGGAGGCCGGTGGCATGGAGAACGACCCGACTGATGCCGCTGTGGAGTATGTATTTTATAATGTTGTTTTCATCTGTTATTTTCATTTGTTGCTAAAACTGGACAGAAGAAGAGctcatttttttattcttctattttttattaggcTTTGTTAAGCAGTGATAGAACCAACGACTGCGGGGGCTGT contains:
- the LOC133899515 gene encoding uncharacterized protein LOC133899515 produces the protein MAAEAEAVELGAGGETVVVHLPPPSEEDPLYQDKKRILKTRNLSCVFQVPVSCSAADALKLLDRMNQAARVVHMDELELYFAGDDDIGPFSARNELESQNLLFKIMNKLLLTSNAVAKEVLQILQDEIVVTLRSVGKTDDAQMVVQTQNHDAEDFLLKWGKHHGVKSKLQIAFFQGAGRGMLASESIGVGDVALEIPESLIISEELLCQSEVFLALKDFNNITSETMLLLWSMRERHNLSSKFKAYFETLPANFNTGLSFGIDALATLEGTLLFDEIMQAKQHLRQQYDELFPLLCTNFPEILKNDVCTWDNFLWACELWYSNSMMVVLSSGKLSTCLVPVAGLLNHSVSPHILNYGRVDEATKSLKFPLSRPCDAGEQCFLSYGKHPGSHLITFYGFLPRGDNPYDVIPLDLDISAADEDGTAQSVSTSQLTHMVRGTWLSRSGGFPTYGLPQRLLSHLRAVLGCDFDESTPEADIKENDRVVLGTLLSIFDPMLEELREPDDLDRENTSWDVKLVLDYKDLQRRIIQSIVTSCTSALENFNS